One window from the genome of Dermacentor silvarum isolate Dsil-2018 chromosome 7, BIME_Dsil_1.4, whole genome shotgun sequence encodes:
- the LOC119458164 gene encoding uncharacterized protein LOC119458164 isoform X3, producing the protein MMVVKPLVAAILMASYAVAIPYDTAGCDFIGVDLDGALDKVLGNLPPYHTPDPRGYRKAFPGLETGPLSVAGLDKVRRFGAIHPYCVNGTLLMSVDVVANKGDASLSLPWRACSGQEGTLMVRAGLSRFTLVFRVVTGGSNNNVSLAYEGPLIPVTTIDPHIDIFGVGREISIATTTLSKLLPAMTEGVWNDYFFTYFRGALRQALREAFE; encoded by the exons ATGATGGTCGTGAAACCTTTGGTAGCCGCCATTTTGATGGCATCATATGCTGTAGCGATTCCATACGATACAG CAGGCTGCGACTTCATTGGAGTCGACCTGGATGGTGCCCTGGACAAAGTTCTTGGTAATCTTCCTCCGTACCACACGCCAGATCCTCGGGGATATCGGAAGGCTTTCCCGGGTCTCGAAACTGGCCCACTAAGCGTAGCTGGTCTTGACAAGGTCCGCCGATTTGGAGCGATCCACCCCTACTGTGTCAACGGCACTCTGCTAATGAGTGTGGATGTCGTCGCCAACAAAGGCGATGCTTCCCTGTCGCTGCCGTGGAGGGCCTGCTCGGGACAAGAAGGCACGCTGATGGTGCGGGCCGGATTATCGCGATTTACGCTCGTGTTCCGTGTCGTAACTGGAGGATCGAACAACAATGTCAGTCTGGCTTACGAAGGGCCACTTATCCCCGTGACTACCATTGACCCACACATAGATATCTTTGGCGTTGGTCGTGAAATAAGCATAGCTACCACGACGCTCAGCAAGCTCTTGCCGGCGATGACTGAAGGAGTGTGGAATGACTACTTCTTCActtatttccgcggggcccttcGTCAAGCCCTGCGCGAAGCCTTTGAGTAA
- the LOC119458164 gene encoding uncharacterized protein LOC119458164 isoform X4, producing MMVVKPLVAAILMASYAVAIPYDTGCDFIGVDLDGALDKVLGNLPPYHTPDPRGYRKAFPGLETGPLSVAGLDKVRRFGAIHPYCVNGTLLMSVDVVANKGDASLSLPWRACSGQEGTLMVRAGLSRFTLVFRVVTGGSNNNVSLAYEGPLIPVTTIDPHIDIFGVGREISIATTTLSKLLPAMTEGVWNDYFFTYFRGALRQALREAFE from the exons ATGATGGTCGTGAAACCTTTGGTAGCCGCCATTTTGATGGCATCATATGCTGTAGCGATTCCATACGATACAG GCTGCGACTTCATTGGAGTCGACCTGGATGGTGCCCTGGACAAAGTTCTTGGTAATCTTCCTCCGTACCACACGCCAGATCCTCGGGGATATCGGAAGGCTTTCCCGGGTCTCGAAACTGGCCCACTAAGCGTAGCTGGTCTTGACAAGGTCCGCCGATTTGGAGCGATCCACCCCTACTGTGTCAACGGCACTCTGCTAATGAGTGTGGATGTCGTCGCCAACAAAGGCGATGCTTCCCTGTCGCTGCCGTGGAGGGCCTGCTCGGGACAAGAAGGCACGCTGATGGTGCGGGCCGGATTATCGCGATTTACGCTCGTGTTCCGTGTCGTAACTGGAGGATCGAACAACAATGTCAGTCTGGCTTACGAAGGGCCACTTATCCCCGTGACTACCATTGACCCACACATAGATATCTTTGGCGTTGGTCGTGAAATAAGCATAGCTACCACGACGCTCAGCAAGCTCTTGCCGGCGATGACTGAAGGAGTGTGGAATGACTACTTCTTCActtatttccgcggggcccttcGTCAAGCCCTGCGCGAAGCCTTTGAGTAA
- the LOC119458165 gene encoding uncharacterized protein LOC119458165 — MTPTTAIRTLALLFLLVGIVGSFSEWCGADNDRRLEQLIETALVDIPREHTSEIQAETSQQSPLGFEEYKVTGLNQLRRRGPLHNYCGNGSQVVNFDLASEEPILCSFHWTASGNGSLHLAAYGVRVKTHLKFVQGIAPEGSVTARRIIDEQEEPVTTSLRAARITLHIDDPSGDRTKTLAGFLRHLALASIKDSWEDVFVPRLVHALKEA, encoded by the exons ATGACTCCCACTACTGCTATACGGACGTTGGCACTCCTTTTCTTGCTCGTTGGAATCGTCGGCAGTTTTTCAG AATGGTGCGGTGCCGATAACGATCGTCGCCTGGAGCAGCTCATCGAAACAGCGCTGGTCGATATCCCGCGAGAGCATACATCTGAAATACAGGCAGAGACCTCGCAGCAATCTCCCCTGGGATTCGAAGAATACAAAGTGACCGGTTTGAATCAGCTCCGTCGTCGGGGACCTCTTCACAACTACTGCGGGAATGGAAGTCAG GTAGTCAACTTTGACCTGGCTTCCGAAGAGCCCATTTTGTGCTCGTTCCACTGGACGGCGAGTGGCAACGGCTCCCTCCACCTCGCAGCTTATGGCGTGCGGGTGAAGACGCACCTGAAGTTTGTCCAGGGAATTGCCCCTGAGGGCAGCGTCACTGCCAGGAGAATTATCGATGAGCAAGAAGAACCGGTGACTACTTCGCTGCGTGCTGCCCGAATCACTCTGCACATTGATGACCCAAGCGGAGATAGGACGAAAACGTTGGcgggttttctgcgacatctTGCACTCGCTTCTATCAAAGATTCCTGGGAAGACGTCTTTGTGCCGAGGCTTGTGCATGCCCTCAAGGAAGCTTAA